A stretch of the Notolabrus celidotus isolate fNotCel1 chromosome 3, fNotCel1.pri, whole genome shotgun sequence genome encodes the following:
- the LOC117810878 gene encoding gonadotropin subunit beta-1-like — protein MLLVVMAVVLAVAGARQGCSSGCHLTNIALQVESCGRIESVYTTLCVGQCYNRDPVYVGDDDWPEQKVCNGNWTYEVKQIPGCPVSITYPVATHCECTSCNERDTHCGSWFGDTPSCLSF, from the exons ATGCTGCTGGTAGTCATGGCAGTAGTGCTGGCGGTGGCAGGGGCGAGGCAGGGCTGCAGCTCCGGCTGTCATCTAACCAACATCGCCCTCCAGGTGGAGAGCTGCGGACGCATTGAATCCGTCTACACCACCCTGTGTGTAGGACAGTGCTACAACAGG GACCCGGTCTACGTGGGCGATGATGACTGGCCTGAACAGAAGGTCTGTAATGGAAACTGGACCTATGAGGTGAAACAGATTCCAGGATGTCCAGTGAGCATTACTTACCCTGTGGCCACACACTGCGAGTGTACTTCATGCAACGAACGAGACACACACTGCGGGAGCTGGTTTGGAGACACACCCAgctgtctgtctttttaa